In the genome of Microcoleus sp. AS-A8, the window CGTCTTCGTTAGCATTCCGGTAGATGATCGCGAGATCAGCTTCTTCTTGGGCAAAGGCAATAGCCACTGCACGTCCTATCCCACTATCTCCACCGACAATTAACGCTACCTTATTACATAACTTGCCGCTCCCCGGAGCTGGCAATTCATCCTTCAATTTATCAATGTGTTTTTGCTGCATCATGTCCGATTACTGCCAGAACTTTGCTGCTGTTTGTGCGTAGGTCTTTAGCTGTTTATGCCAATCTAATCTCTTTCGGTTGAAATTTTACTAAAGTAAGGGGTCTGCGAAGGGAAGGCCAACTTTAAAAATTAGCTGAATAATCTGCCTAATTTAGGAGTTTATTTAAATTTTTTGTAGGTTTTATTCAATTGCTATATATCTTTATATAGTTTAACAATTAATTAACGTCCACTGGTATATCGGGCGATAGAAAGAAAAAGATACCTTGAGTCCAATTTTCCAGGATTTCACTTCACATCCGCCCCCCTATAGTTCTCCCGTAGTAAGAAGGGACGATAGTCGCTGGGGGTTTATTCGTTGCATGATTAAAAAGAATTGATATCAGAGCCGATTCATATTAAAAGCTTTTTGTCCATTCCCCTTGGGAAACAAGTTTAAGATAGGATTTGCCAGCGATAGAGATGGAACTGCTAATGGCAGCTTTGTTGCTATGCTTTGGGTTTGATTTCTGCGCTCAGGGGAAAATGAGCGACGTTGTGTTTTATCGGTAGGCTACTTTGTCATGTATCCGATTCAACAAACGAAGCTGATCGCATCCGTATAAGCTGCTGGCTGAAAAGTGTGCCAACCTCGATAACCAACGCCTATAGATAGCAAGAGAGCAAGTATTACTACTTGCTCCTCAACCGAATCTAGTGATTGGGTATTTTTGATAGCTCAGATTATGCTTCAACTTTGTCAGGATTTTTCTGTGCTACTTCCATCTTGACTTCAGAATTCCGTGCCGCATCCAACTGGTTAGAGTTGTTTGAAACACCACCAATCTTGAGAGCGGGATTTTTTTCAGCGAAGTAATTGCTTAAGAACGTGTTAACAAAAGACAAGATGATGGGGCCGAGAATAAACGCTAATAAACCACTCACCCTAAATCCAGGTACGAAGAGTGACGCCAGCCAAAAGCATAGCCCGTTAACAACTAATGAAAATGCTCCCAAACTGACGAAGTTTAATGGCATCGATAGCGTTGACAGAATCGGCTTAACAGAAGAATTAACCCCTCCAAGCACCGCAGCAGCAATTAACGCCGCGGGAAAGGTGGCAAGATCAACTCCCGGAACGACTAAGTCAACAACCAGTAAGCTAAGTGCCGTTGCTAATAATGTAAAAAAGGTTCCAAGCATAGTTTCTCCCTCAAATTTACAAACAGTAAGTTTCTAATAAAGTTGGACTACTTCGATTTTGGAGGATTAAACAGTTTAAGCCCTCTCTACAGAGATAGATTTCCTGAAAAGCTTGTTAATTTGTGTTAACAAAATCGCCAACTTAAACATTAGGCTAACAGACATAAACGGTTTTTTTTAACTGTAGAACAAGACTTTTATCAGTAGAGATAACCGAACCATTGCACTCAATCCAGGGGAGGAAGTGATAATCTTTGAAAAGCAGAGCTGAATTAGCTCTATAATTCAAGCCTAAAAGTAGAAGTTTTACGGATTGTTACCCGTCCAATCCCAATGATGATTTTACCCAAGGATTCTTCAAGAAATAATCTGTTTCCTACGAAGTTGCTTAAATCGTTAATAATCCTTAGGGTGGAGGTTATTATCCCGTTTAATCAGGATAATTGAGATAAAGTAAACCGCAGGTTGAAGAAGGAAAAGGAAAAATAACACCTGAAGCTATATCTTCGGGCTTAGTGCCTCTGTATTCCAAATCGGGACAGCAACTTTCCGACTTCACACCTCATACTTTTCGGTCAGTTTAGTAAAACCCCAAAGAAACATATGAATTTAATCAGAATTATCATTGCTTTATTCCTTCCCCCGGTAGCTGTTTTTACGACAGTTGGAGTGGGACCGACGTTGTTGATTAATATTTTGCTGACTCTGCTAGGGATTCTGCCTGGTAGCATTCATGCGATCTGGGTGATTGTCAAGCATGAAGAACAAGTTGCAAGAGAAACGGGTTTCCAGTAAGGTAACAAGCACCGACTAGAAATGATTGCCTGAGCGGCAGCTTCAGCTTAGTTCTATAAGCTGCCGCCTAAGTATAAAGCACTCTCAAAAAATACACTTCAAGTTTTGGAGACGTTAACCGCAATAAATTCCCCGTTTAAGTAAATCTGAGACGGGGAATTTATTTTGATTTCAATTGCAGAAGAAGCAGAAGCGGAATGGTATTGTATTATTTTTTATGGTCAGGCGACGACTCTGTTAGGGATTGCCATAGTTCCTTCAGGAGTTGTTTGACTCGTTGTTCTCTCCTCGCGAGAGCAGCACCCGCCTCACCCAGTTTGTCCTCAAACTCTATTCGCTTGTGCCTTACTTGTTCAGCGGCGGCTTCAGCTTTAGGTTGAGAACGTTCATACCAGGTTTTTGCATCATCTAGATGCCTTTTCACGTCGTCGTAGCGCTCCCCGTACCGTGCAGACAAGTTAGCTTGCAAAACTGATAGTTGCGCTTGCAGTTGGGCATAACGCTTTTTCATTAAAGATACTTCCTCACTATCTTGGAGGGCATGGATTGCAGATTCAATGGAAGTTTTAATATTAGGAGATGCGTCTTTACCGGTTTCTTCAATTTCAGCTAGAGTGTGATCGATCTGAGTTTGGAGTTCATGTTCTTCCGCATCAATTT includes:
- a CDS encoding phage holin family protein, with amino-acid sequence MLGTFFTLLATALSLLVVDLVVPGVDLATFPAALIAAAVLGGVNSSVKPILSTLSMPLNFVSLGAFSLVVNGLCFWLASLFVPGFRVSGLLAFILGPIILSFVNTFLSNYFAEKNPALKIGGVSNNSNQLDAARNSEVKMEVAQKNPDKVEA
- a CDS encoding YqaE/Pmp3 family membrane protein; this translates as MNLIRIIIALFLPPVAVFTTVGVGPTLLINILLTLLGILPGSIHAIWVIVKHEEQVARETGFQ
- a CDS encoding histidine kinase — encoded protein: MPDSIKTPDSIKTKINNDLQKAQEEGKLRAERIREIVQSAVSQTTSEFKEGSTEIRATVKEAISTVIESLKERGGELKEEITASIEGAIEGMTQAKRQSIAKTQSEIKQLQAQIDAEEHELQTQIDHTLAEIEETGKDASPNIKTSIESAIHALQDSEEVSLMKKRYAQLQAQLSVLQANLSARYGERYDDVKRHLDDAKTWYERSQPKAEAAAEQVRHKRIEFEDKLGEAGAALARREQRVKQLLKELWQSLTESSPDHKK